A window of Hevea brasiliensis isolate MT/VB/25A 57/8 chromosome 14, ASM3005281v1, whole genome shotgun sequence contains these coding sequences:
- the LOC110660185 gene encoding phosphoinositide phospholipase C 6 isoform X1, whose translation MGSYRKEKKQKKLPDTTKDELGSYNYRMFNLFNRKFKITEAEPPNDVKEAFAKFSGGQRYIGVDQFRKFLVLHQDMVDCTLADAQRMVEDFINKRHHASKCTSLGLNLEDFFHFLLFDDLNGPIIPQVHHDMTAPLSHYFIYTGHNSYLTGNQLSSDCSEVPIIKALQRGVRVIELDLWPGSAKDEILVLHGRTLTTPVPFIKCLKSIRDYAFVSSPYPVIITLEDHLTPDHQAKVAELVTQTFGGMLYYPESDFLVEFPSPESLKHRIIISTKPPKEYLESSGIKMKGCSPVGKNSSEEDEEEEEEAGLEADDRQSDSDQDDEEFDNKSGESAPEYRRLITIHAGKPKGALTDALKVAVNKVRRLSMSEQELERAATNHGMDLVRFTQDNILRVYPKGTRITSSNYKPIIGWMHGAQMIAFNMQGYGKSLWLMHGMFRANGGCGYVQKPDFLMQNDDEVFDPKRKLSVIKTLKVKVYLGDGWRLDFSHTYFDAYSPPDFYTKLYIVGVPADAARKKTKIIEDNWAPVWNQEFTFPLTVPELALLRVEVREYDMSEKDDFGGQTCLPVSELRPGIRSVPLHDKKGEKLNNTRLLMKFEFL comes from the exons ATGGGGAGCTACAGGAAAGAAAAGAAGCAAAAGAAATTGCCAGACACCACAAAAGATGAACTGGGTAGCTATAACTACAGGATGTTCAATCTTTTTAACCGGAAATTCAAGATCACGGAGGCGGAGCCACCAAATGATGTTAAAGAAGCTTTTGCCAAGTTTTCAGGTGGTCAACGCTACATTGGCGTCGACCAGTTTCGCAAGTTCCTTGTGCTCCACCAGGACATGGTGGATTGCACCTTGGCAGATGCTCAGAGAATGGTGGAGGATTTCATTAATAAGAGACACCATGCATCCAAGTGTACCAGTCTTGGGCTTAATCTTGAAGATTTTTTCCATTTTTTGCTTTTTGATGACCTCAATGGACCTATAATTCCTCAG GTACACCATGATATGACTGCACCATTGTCACATTATTTCATATATACAGGACATAACTCCTACCTGACTGGTAATCAATTGAGCAGTGATTGTAGCGAGGTCCCAATCATAAAGGCTTTGCAAAGAGGTGTGAGGGTAATTGAACTAGATTTATGGCCAGGTTCTGCAAAAGATGAGATTCTTGTTCTGCATGGAAG GACCTTGACCACTCCAGTGCCATTTATCAAATGCCTGAAGTCCATAAGAGACTATGCTTTTGTTAGTTCTCCATACCCAGTCATTATAACTTTGGAAGACCACCTTACGCCAGATCACCAGGCAAAAGTTGCAGAG TTGGTTACTCAAACATTTGGGGGAATGCTGTATTATCCTGAGTcagattttctagttgaattccCTTCTCCAGAATCATTAAAACATCGAATAATTATATCAACCAAACCACCAAAGGAGTACCTTGAATCTAGTGGTATCAAGATGAAAGGTTGCTCACCAGTTGGAAAGAATTCAtctgaagaagatgaagaagaagaagaagaagctgggCTTGAAGCTGATGATAGG CAGAGCGATAGTGACCAAGATGATGAAGAATTTGACAATAAATCAGGAGAATCAGCACCTGAATACAGACGTCTAATCACAATCCATGCTGGGAAACCAAAGGGTGCCTTGACGGACGCATTAAAAGTTGCAGTTAATAAAGTTAGACGCCTCAGTATGAGTGAACAGGAACTTGAAAGGGCTGCCACAAATCATGGAATGGATTTAGTGAG GTTTACACAGGATAATATTCTGAGAGTGTATCCTAAGGGAACACGAATCACCTCATCTAATTACAAGCCTATCATTGGGTGGATGCATGGAGCTCAAATGATTGCATTTAATATGCAG GGATATGGCAAATCACTTTGGTTAATGCATGGGATGTTCAGGGCCAATGGAGGGTGTGGTTATGTTCAAAAGCCTGATTTTTTAATGCAGAACGACGATGAGGTTTTTGACCCTAAAAGAAAACTATCAGTGATTAAGACGTTAAAG GTGAAAGTATATTTGGGTGATGGATGGCGGTTGGATTTTAGCCACACGTACTTTGATGCGTACTCCCCACCTGACTTCTATACGAAG CTTTACATTGTTGGGGTACCCGCTGATGCTGCCCGCAAAAAAACGAAGATAATCGAGGACAACTGGGCTCCAGTTTGGAACCAGGAATTTACCTTCCCATTGACTGTTCCTGAACTAGCTTTGCTTCGGGTTGAAGTAAGAGAATATGACATGTCTGAAAAGGATGACTTCGGTGGACAAACATGCTTACCTGTCTCAGAGCTAAGACCAGGGATCCGATCAGTCCCTCTTCATGATAAGAAAGGAGAGAAGCTTAATAATACAAGACTTCTAATGAAGTTCGAGTTTTTGTAA
- the LOC110660185 gene encoding phosphoinositide phospholipase C 6 isoform X2 — protein MGSYRKEKKQKKLPDTTKDELGSYNYRMFNLFNRKFKITEAEPPNDVKEAFAKFSGGQRYIGVDQFRKFLVLHQDMVDCTLADAQRMVEDFINKRHHASKCTSLGLNLEDFFHFLLFDDLNGPIIPQVHHDMTAPLSHYFIYTGHNSYLTGNQLSSDCSEVPIIKALQRGVRVIELDLWPGSAKDEILVLHGRTLTTPVPFIKCLKSIRDYAFVSSPYPVIITLEDHLTPDHQAKVAELVTQTFGGMLYYPESDFLVEFPSPESLKHRIIISTKPPKEYLESSGIKMKGCSPVGKNSSEEDEEEEEEAGLEADDRSDSDQDDEEFDNKSGESAPEYRRLITIHAGKPKGALTDALKVAVNKVRRLSMSEQELERAATNHGMDLVRFTQDNILRVYPKGTRITSSNYKPIIGWMHGAQMIAFNMQGYGKSLWLMHGMFRANGGCGYVQKPDFLMQNDDEVFDPKRKLSVIKTLKVKVYLGDGWRLDFSHTYFDAYSPPDFYTKLYIVGVPADAARKKTKIIEDNWAPVWNQEFTFPLTVPELALLRVEVREYDMSEKDDFGGQTCLPVSELRPGIRSVPLHDKKGEKLNNTRLLMKFEFL, from the exons ATGGGGAGCTACAGGAAAGAAAAGAAGCAAAAGAAATTGCCAGACACCACAAAAGATGAACTGGGTAGCTATAACTACAGGATGTTCAATCTTTTTAACCGGAAATTCAAGATCACGGAGGCGGAGCCACCAAATGATGTTAAAGAAGCTTTTGCCAAGTTTTCAGGTGGTCAACGCTACATTGGCGTCGACCAGTTTCGCAAGTTCCTTGTGCTCCACCAGGACATGGTGGATTGCACCTTGGCAGATGCTCAGAGAATGGTGGAGGATTTCATTAATAAGAGACACCATGCATCCAAGTGTACCAGTCTTGGGCTTAATCTTGAAGATTTTTTCCATTTTTTGCTTTTTGATGACCTCAATGGACCTATAATTCCTCAG GTACACCATGATATGACTGCACCATTGTCACATTATTTCATATATACAGGACATAACTCCTACCTGACTGGTAATCAATTGAGCAGTGATTGTAGCGAGGTCCCAATCATAAAGGCTTTGCAAAGAGGTGTGAGGGTAATTGAACTAGATTTATGGCCAGGTTCTGCAAAAGATGAGATTCTTGTTCTGCATGGAAG GACCTTGACCACTCCAGTGCCATTTATCAAATGCCTGAAGTCCATAAGAGACTATGCTTTTGTTAGTTCTCCATACCCAGTCATTATAACTTTGGAAGACCACCTTACGCCAGATCACCAGGCAAAAGTTGCAGAG TTGGTTACTCAAACATTTGGGGGAATGCTGTATTATCCTGAGTcagattttctagttgaattccCTTCTCCAGAATCATTAAAACATCGAATAATTATATCAACCAAACCACCAAAGGAGTACCTTGAATCTAGTGGTATCAAGATGAAAGGTTGCTCACCAGTTGGAAAGAATTCAtctgaagaagatgaagaagaagaagaagaagctgggCTTGAAGCTGATGATAGG AGCGATAGTGACCAAGATGATGAAGAATTTGACAATAAATCAGGAGAATCAGCACCTGAATACAGACGTCTAATCACAATCCATGCTGGGAAACCAAAGGGTGCCTTGACGGACGCATTAAAAGTTGCAGTTAATAAAGTTAGACGCCTCAGTATGAGTGAACAGGAACTTGAAAGGGCTGCCACAAATCATGGAATGGATTTAGTGAG GTTTACACAGGATAATATTCTGAGAGTGTATCCTAAGGGAACACGAATCACCTCATCTAATTACAAGCCTATCATTGGGTGGATGCATGGAGCTCAAATGATTGCATTTAATATGCAG GGATATGGCAAATCACTTTGGTTAATGCATGGGATGTTCAGGGCCAATGGAGGGTGTGGTTATGTTCAAAAGCCTGATTTTTTAATGCAGAACGACGATGAGGTTTTTGACCCTAAAAGAAAACTATCAGTGATTAAGACGTTAAAG GTGAAAGTATATTTGGGTGATGGATGGCGGTTGGATTTTAGCCACACGTACTTTGATGCGTACTCCCCACCTGACTTCTATACGAAG CTTTACATTGTTGGGGTACCCGCTGATGCTGCCCGCAAAAAAACGAAGATAATCGAGGACAACTGGGCTCCAGTTTGGAACCAGGAATTTACCTTCCCATTGACTGTTCCTGAACTAGCTTTGCTTCGGGTTGAAGTAAGAGAATATGACATGTCTGAAAAGGATGACTTCGGTGGACAAACATGCTTACCTGTCTCAGAGCTAAGACCAGGGATCCGATCAGTCCCTCTTCATGATAAGAAAGGAGAGAAGCTTAATAATACAAGACTTCTAATGAAGTTCGAGTTTTTGTAA
- the LOC110660183 gene encoding phosphoinositide phospholipase C 2: MSKQTYKVCFCFRRRFKLAVAEAPEEIKALFGQYSENGLMTVDHLRRFLLEVQKQDKATIEEAQAIFDHLHELKHLNIFHRKGLNLEAFFKYLFGDANLLIDVNRGVHHDMTAPVSHYFIYTGHNSYLTGNQLSSDCSDVPIINALQRGVRVIELDIWPNSTKDNVDVLHGRTLTTPVELIKCLRSIKEHAFSASEYPVVITLEDHLTPDLQAKVAEMITQTFGDILFSPGSECLKEFPSPESLKKRIIISTKPPKEYLEAKEIKERENDLQSGKAAPDEEAWGQEIPDLKGHIQTDDKNELDGDNNDDEDLPEGDNKSQHFVAPQYKHLIAIHAGKPKGGIEECLKVDPDKVRRLSLSEQQLEKAAETHGKEIVRFTQQNILRVYPKGIRVDSSNYNPVIGWMHGAQMVAFNMQGYGRSLWLMHGMFRANGGCGYVKKPDFLLKSGPHGEVFNPRAKLPVKTTLKVKVYMGEGWRNDFHRTHFDAFSPPDFYARVGIAGVPADIIMKKTKTLEDNWIPVWNEEFEFPLTVPELALLRIEVHEYDLSEKDDFGGQTCLPVSELRRGIRAVPLHDHKGEQYKSVKLLMRFDFV; encoded by the exons ATGTCCAAGCAGACCTACAAAGTGTGCTTCTGTTTCCGCCGGAGGTTCAAGTTGGCGGTGGCGGAGGCTCCTGAAGAGATCAAGGCTTTGTTTGGTCAGTACTCTGAGAATGGCCTTATGACCGTTGATCATCTCCGCCGCTTCCTTCTAGAGGTTCAGAAACAAGACAAGGCTACTATAGAGGAAGCTCAGGCTATCTTTGATCATCTTCATGAGCTTAAACATTTGAACATTTTCCACCGCAAAGGACTCAATCTTGAGGCTTTTTTTAAGTACCTTTTTGGCGATGCTAACCTTCTTATCGATGTCAATCGTGGG GTGCACCATGATATGACTGCTCCTGTGTCTCATTATTTCATATATACTGGCCACAATTCATATCTAACTGGGAATCAACTTAGTAGTGACTGCAGCGATGTCCCCATCATAAATGCACTGCAGAGAGGTGTGAGAGTAATTGAATTGGATATATGGCCTAATTCCACTAAAGACAATGTGGATGTCCTTCATGGGAG GACACTGACAACCCCAGTGGAACTCATAAAATGTTTGAGGTCCATCAAGGAGCATGCCTTTAGTGCGTCCGAGTATCCGGTTGTTATAACTCTAGAAGACCATCTTACTCCAGATCTTCAGGCTAAAGTGGCTGAG ATGATCACTCAAACATTTGGAGACATCCTGTTTTCTCCTGGCTCAGAATGCTTAAAGGAATTTCCCTCTCCAGAATCATTGAAGAAACGAATTATAATATCAACGAAACCACCAAAAGAATATCTGGAAGCCAAGGAAATAAAGGAGAGGGAGAATGATTTACAGAGCGGAAAGGCTGCACCTGATGAGGAAGCTTGGGGGCAAGAAATCCCTGACCTTAAAGGCCATATTCAGACTGATGATAAG AATGAATTAGACGGAGATAATAATGATGATGAAGATCTTCCTGAAGGAGATAATAAGTCTCAGCATTTTGTTGCACCACAATATAAACATTTAATCGCTATTCATGCTGGGAAACCTAAAGGTGGAATAGAAGAATGTTTGAAAGTGGATCCTGATAAAGTTAGACGTCTTAGCTTAAGTGAGCAACAACTTGAAAAGGCTGCAGAAACTCATGGAAAAGAAATTGTCAG GTTTACCCAGCAGAATATTCTTAGGGTGTACCCGAAAGGTATACGTGTGGACTCCTCCAATTACAACCCAGTGATTGGGTGGATGCATGGAGCTCAAATGGTTGCTTTTAACATGCAG GGATATGGAAGATCACTTTGGTTGATGCATGGAATGTTCAGAGCCAATGGTGGATGTGGTTATGTGAAGAAACCAGATTTTCTATTGAAGTCTGGTCCACATGGTGAGGTTTTTAATCCTAGAGCTAAGTTGCCGGTGAAGACAACTTTGAAG GTGAAAGTATATATGGGGGAAGGATGGCGCAATGATTTCCATCGCACTCATTTTGATGCATTTTCCCCACCAGATTTTTATGCAAGG GTAGGAATTGCTGGTGTCCCTGCAGATATTATAATGAAGAAGACAAAGACATTGGAGGACAATTGGATTCCTGTGTGGAATGAGGAATTTGAGTTCCCATTAACCGTTCCAGAGTTGGCTTTGCTTAGAATTGAGGTTCATGAGTATGATTTGTCCGAAAAGGATGACTTTGGAGGTCAAACATGCCTCCCTGTGTCTGAGTTAAGGAGGGGGATTCGAGCAGTTCCTCTCCATGATCACAAGGGAGAACAGTACAAATCTGTAAAACTCCTCATgcgctttgattttgtttga
- the LOC110660184 gene encoding putative serine/threonine-protein kinase-like protein CCR3 — protein MNMVESLHIDVKQDDEDDDDNGSEKADRFDQKVSKLERIFLIANFILKLTSAAFDQLSSVQKPQYALLSMIISFTVLIISIIDLLHKGRNEKVSWMRRRLIPWFYYPYPNPKPFGTFPDIIGLVCAVFQCIFAAISYAFLCQHADTPIKVSVLPIIFAFGLLSSRLSGNNTEKRPTPHRRRLNGAEGFTLAQIAAATYDFSPQNKVGVGRSFAVYRGRLPDGSEVAVKRGDTNHQRKKFQEEDRFFETELTFLSRLHHKHLVRLVGYCEEENEKILVYEYAKYGSLHDFLHKNNIEENSSVINSWKMRIQIALDAARGIEYLHNYAVPPIIHGDIKSSNILLDANWAARVCDFRLSLLGAESESNYKPKKAVGTVGYVDPEFYSRNVITAKSDVYSFGVVLLELLTGKRAIFNDEDSGDAITSIVDFTVPKILANELLKVLDERIAPPELLKEAEALELVAYTALHCVNLEGNNRPSITNIVSNLDQALSLCDVPMEVYQHREGAEESHGRSHDMEPNSNGTEKHHSVIS, from the coding sequence GTTAGTAAGCTCGAAAGGATCTTCCTCATCGCCAACTTCATCTTAAAGCTTACATCAGCTGCTTTTGATCAGTTATCCTCTGTGCAGAAGCCCCAGTATGCACTACTTAGCATGATAATTTCTTTCACAGTCTTGATCATTTCCATTATTGATCTCCTTCATAAAGGTCGAAACGAAAAAGTTAGTTGGATGAGGAGAAGGTTGATACCTTGGTTTTATTACCCATATCCAAATCCCAAGCCTTTTGGTACATTTCCTGACATTATAGGATTAGTTTGTGCTGTTTTTCAATGCATTTTTGCAGCAATATCATATGCTTTTTTGTGTCAGCATGCTGATACTCCCATCAAAGTATCTGTTTTGCCTATAATCTTTGCTTTTGGTCTCTTGTCTTCTAGACTTTCTGGAAATAATACAGAAAAAAGACCTACCCCACATAGAAGGAGACTGAATGGAGCAGAGGGATTTACTCTGGCTCAGATAGCTGCAGCAACCTATGATTTCTCACCACAGAACAAGGTTGGCGTAGGGCGTTCTTTTGCTGTTTATAGAGGGAGACTACCAGATGGTAGTGAAGTGGCTGTCAAGAGAGGAGACACAAATCATCAGAGGAAGAAGTTTCAGGAGGAAGACAGATTTTTTGAAACTGAATTGACATTCTTGTCAAGGCTTCACCATAAACATTTGGTTAGGCTTGTAGGATATTGTGAAGAAGAGAATGAGAAGATTTTAGTTTATGAGTATGCAAAGTATGGATCTCTACATGACTTTTTGCACAAGAACAATATTGAAGAGAACAGTAGTGTGATCAATTCTTGGAAAATGAGAATCCAGATTGCATTAGATGCTGCTAGAGGAATTGAGTATCTTCACAATTATGCAGTCCCACCAATAATTCATGGAGATATAAAGTCTTCTAACATCTTGCTTGATGCGAATTGGGCAGCAAGAGTTTGTGATTTTCGATTGTCATTGTTGGGAGCTGAATCTGAAAGCAATTATAAACCAAAGAAGGCAGTAGGAACAGTTGGCTACGTAGATCCTGAATTCTATAGTCGAAATGTAATAACTGCAAAAAGCGATGTGTATAGTTTTGGTGTAGTATTACTAGAACTTTTGACAGGCAAGAGAGCTATATTCAATGATGAAGACAGTGGAGATGCAATAACAAGTATAGTGGATTTTACAGTACCTAAAATATTGGCCAATGAATTGCTCAAGGTTTTGGACGAAAGGATTGCTCCACCAGAACTTCTTAAGGAAGCCGAGGCATTGGAGCTAGTGGCGTATACTGCACTTCATTGTGTAAATTTAGAAGGGAATAACAGGCCAAGTATAACTAACATTGTCAGTAATTTGGATCAAGCTTTGTCTCTATGTGATGTTCCTATGGAGGTTTATCAACACAGGGAAGGTGCAGAAGAGTCGCATGGTAGATCACATGATATGGAGCCAAACTCCAATGGAACAGAGAAACATCACTCAGTAATTTCATGA